A stretch of the Leptospiraceae bacterium genome encodes the following:
- the pyk gene encoding pyruvate kinase: MNNNFTNKKTKIVCTIGPASSSEKMISELIEAGMDVARMNFSHSDHASHKKVFETLRLCEQRSGRPLGILADLQGPKIRTGKMKDGPFDVHSGDKLYINTKSDFLGSRDEISTTYKSMITDIEVGHKVLIDDGKILLNVVSKEVDRALLEVIVGGTIKDNKGINLPGTPVTAPALSEKDVEDLKFALSLGVDYIALSFVRRASDLEIARQYMHGTFTGLIAKIERPEAVKNIDEIIEACDGIMIARGDMGVELDTERVPIIQKELIRKMNLLGKPVITATQMLESMIDNPRPTRAEASDVANAVLDGTDAVMLSAESASGKYPLESVTIMSKIITEAETIYSNLDMQRRANRPTETNVRVALGTAAEQISNSIGAKAIVNFTRSGLSARIASQFRPQVPIFSFTPFLMTARKMNLLRGVYPFIIPMMDKFPDMINYMQQKLSEEGFVNKGEKTVILSGTPGGEANTVDFVQIYHFK; this comes from the coding sequence ATGAATAATAACTTTACAAACAAAAAAACTAAAATAGTTTGCACGATCGGACCCGCATCGTCGAGTGAGAAGATGATTTCCGAATTAATAGAAGCCGGCATGGATGTGGCACGAATGAATTTTTCTCATTCCGATCATGCAAGTCACAAAAAAGTATTTGAGACTTTACGTCTTTGTGAACAACGCTCCGGTCGTCCGCTTGGGATTTTAGCAGATTTGCAAGGACCTAAGATTAGAACAGGAAAAATGAAAGATGGACCATTTGATGTTCATTCTGGCGATAAATTATATATTAACACAAAGTCAGATTTTCTTGGTTCAAGAGATGAAATTAGCACAACATATAAAAGTATGATCACAGATATCGAAGTGGGACACAAAGTTCTAATTGATGACGGAAAAATTTTACTGAATGTAGTTTCCAAAGAAGTAGATCGCGCATTACTCGAAGTAATCGTTGGCGGAACCATTAAGGATAACAAAGGTATTAACCTACCTGGAACTCCTGTCACCGCTCCTGCACTTTCTGAAAAAGATGTGGAAGATTTAAAATTTGCTTTATCACTCGGTGTGGATTACATCGCATTAAGCTTTGTGAGAAGAGCATCTGATTTGGAAATTGCAAGACAGTATATGCACGGAACTTTCACGGGACTCATCGCAAAAATCGAGCGACCAGAAGCCGTTAAAAATATAGACGAAATCATTGAAGCATGTGATGGTATCATGATTGCACGTGGCGATATGGGTGTGGAGCTGGATACAGAAAGAGTTCCTATTATTCAAAAAGAATTGATTCGCAAAATGAATCTTCTCGGCAAACCAGTAATTACCGCAACGCAGATGCTTGAGTCAATGATTGATAATCCCAGACCAACAAGAGCCGAGGCAAGTGATGTAGCAAATGCAGTGCTTGATGGAACAGATGCTGTAATGCTTTCGGCTGAATCGGCTAGTGGTAAGTATCCGCTAGAATCTGTTACAATTATGAGTAAAATTATCACCGAAGCAGAGACTATTTACAGCAACTTGGATATGCAAAGGAGAGCCAATAGACCTACCGAGACAAACGTGCGTGTTGCGCTCGGAACAGCAGCAGAGCAAATTTCCAATTCTATAGGCGCAAAAGCTATTGTAAATTTTACCCGAAGCGGACTTTCTGCGAGAATTGCTTCTCAGTTTAGACCACAAGTTCCAATATTTTCATTTACTCCTTTCCTCATGACAGCGCGTAAGATGAATTTGCTTCGAGGTGTTTATCCTTTCATTATACCTATGATGGATAAATTTCCTGATATGATAAATTATATGCAGCAAAAACTTTCAGAGGAAGGTTTTGTAAACAAGGGGGAAAAGACTGTTATCCTTTCTGGTACACCAGGCGGAGAAGCGAATACCGTTGACTTTGTTCAGATTTATCACTTCAAATAA
- the thrB gene encoding homoserine kinase codes for MNHKIHIRVPGTSANLGPGFDLLGMALKIYNHFYFTIDPHANYTTLRIDNTPLPFAGKEDLLLCGYEKYFELFLPKIKPIPYNVKMDLNLPFKGGLGSSASALTVGFALGNFLHKKHFSKKIPMPSVDRILYELAMMEGHPDNTTPAMIGGFVFSYFHNGKLIFFKDKFPTSVSLFLFIPQIEVSTNDSRKKLPDKYPVSDVVYNMSRIATWQHFIKTKDFSHLQRAVEDKIHTPYRIKPIPLLGIVGELCGKLGATYSLSGSGPSVLIYTEKKNAKKFLEKFQSELSKRNTQEIAYTIQKIETDSAGVLVKETR; via the coding sequence ATGAATCATAAAATTCATATTCGCGTTCCTGGAACTTCGGCAAATCTTGGACCGGGCTTTGATTTACTCGGAATGGCTCTGAAAATTTATAACCATTTCTATTTTACAATTGACCCACATGCAAATTACACAACTCTTCGAATCGACAACACACCTCTACCTTTTGCGGGTAAGGAAGATTTGCTGCTTTGTGGATATGAAAAATACTTTGAATTGTTTTTACCGAAAATAAAACCAATTCCCTATAATGTCAAAATGGATTTGAATCTTCCATTCAAAGGAGGACTTGGCTCTAGTGCAAGTGCACTTACTGTCGGTTTTGCGCTAGGTAATTTTTTACACAAAAAACATTTCTCTAAGAAAATTCCAATGCCGAGTGTTGACAGAATTCTCTATGAACTTGCAATGATGGAAGGACATCCTGATAATACAACTCCGGCAATGATCGGAGGTTTTGTATTTTCTTATTTTCACAACGGAAAACTTATTTTCTTTAAAGATAAATTTCCAACTTCTGTTTCTCTTTTCTTATTCATTCCGCAAATTGAAGTTTCGACCAATGACTCTCGCAAAAAACTTCCTGATAAATATCCTGTTAGTGATGTAGTATATAATATGAGTAGAATTGCAACCTGGCAGCATTTCATAAAAACAAAAGATTTTTCACACTTACAAAGAGCAGTAGAGGATAAAATCCATACTCCATATCGAATCAAACCAATTCCTCTTCTAGGAATTGTTGGAGAATTATGTGGAAAATTGGGAGCGACCTATTCTCTATCGGGCAGTGGTCCGAGTGTGTTAATCTATACCGAGAAAAAAAATGCGAAGAAGTTTTTGGAAAAATTTCAAAGTGAGCTTTCAAAAAGAAATACTCAGGAAATCGCCTACACAATCCAAAAAATCGAAACAGATAGTGCAGGCGTATTAGTAAAAGAAACTAGATAA
- a CDS encoding aminoacyl-tRNA hydrolase, whose amino-acid sequence MSGKLLIAGLGNPGDKYNGTRHSIGFAVIDKLADKFNANFNSDKKCPSTEILLHNKKVLLIKPFEFMNLSGNGVSLFLRKNGINPSELLVIHDEIDFEFAKCKMKIGGGHAGHNGLRDIIAKIGTADFHRLRVGVAKPADGRVVADYVLSKFTSEEKAKLDEIYDLCLQKIQDWIKLT is encoded by the coding sequence ATGAGCGGTAAACTGTTAATAGCCGGACTTGGAAATCCGGGTGATAAATACAATGGCACAAGACATAGCATTGGCTTTGCAGTTATAGACAAGTTAGCTGATAAGTTTAATGCAAATTTTAATTCAGATAAAAAATGTCCAAGCACAGAAATTTTATTACACAATAAAAAAGTTTTACTGATTAAACCTTTTGAATTCATGAATCTTTCCGGAAATGGAGTTTCCCTTTTTTTAAGGAAAAATGGAATTAACCCCTCGGAGCTTTTGGTCATTCATGATGAAATTGACTTCGAGTTTGCAAAATGTAAAATGAAAATCGGCGGTGGACATGCAGGTCACAATGGTCTTCGAGACATTATTGCAAAAATCGGAACGGCAGACTTTCATAGACTACGCGTCGGAGTGGCGAAGCCTGCTGATGGACGTGTGGTTGCAGACTACGTACTGAGTAAATTTACATCAGAAGAAAAAGCAAAGCTAGACGAAATCTATGATCTATGTTTGCAAAAAATTCAAGATTGGATTAAATTGACATGA
- a CDS encoding 2-isopropylmalate synthase — MNETKLEILDVTLRDGEQTQGVVFSTQEKLNIAKFLLLNAKVDRVEVASARVSRGEKETVKTIMKWAEKENLSDRIEILGFVDKTASVDWIVESGAHTLNLLTKGSEKHLIHQLKKTPEEHLSEIKATIDYALSKGIQVNVYMEDWSNGFLNSPDYVAKMATAISNFPIQRLFLPDTLGVLSPDETSKAMHFMKTISPSIRIEFHGHNDYDLSVANCLAAVNAGVSGLHVSVNGLGERAGNSPLEAVITAVHDKLGIRTNVVESEITALSRLVEVFSGKRISDNRPIVGQDVFTQTAGVHADGDKKGNLYANPILPERFGRKRSYALGKLAGKASISENLKQLGLVISPDLEKKILDKVIEMGDQGRIVSTEDLPFLIANLSGEDINHNFQILNCEVISGKGISPSAKLKVIYKSKEYSAEGKGDGGYDAFMDALRKIASANNIALPELLDYQVRIPPGGKTSALVETIITWSGSVQNNQSDSFRTIGLDSDQISAAILATEKMLNLILK; from the coding sequence CTTCTGCTCGCGTATCTAGAGGAGAGAAAGAAACTGTTAAGACAATCATGAAGTGGGCTGAGAAAGAAAACCTCTCCGACCGAATTGAAATTTTAGGATTCGTTGATAAAACAGCTAGTGTTGATTGGATAGTAGAATCAGGCGCGCACACACTCAATCTTTTAACAAAAGGCTCAGAAAAACACCTAATTCACCAATTAAAGAAAACGCCCGAAGAGCACTTGAGCGAAATTAAGGCTACTATTGATTATGCTCTTTCTAAAGGAATTCAAGTAAATGTTTACATGGAAGATTGGTCGAATGGATTCTTAAATTCCCCTGACTACGTAGCAAAGATGGCAACGGCTATTTCTAATTTTCCAATTCAAAGATTATTCTTACCGGATACACTCGGTGTATTATCACCGGACGAAACCTCAAAAGCAATGCATTTTATGAAAACTATCTCGCCTAGTATTCGCATCGAATTTCACGGACATAACGACTATGATCTCTCGGTAGCGAATTGCCTCGCTGCGGTTAACGCGGGAGTATCCGGTCTACATGTTTCAGTAAACGGACTCGGAGAAAGAGCTGGAAATTCGCCACTAGAAGCAGTCATCACTGCCGTGCATGATAAGCTAGGAATCAGAACAAACGTTGTAGAATCGGAGATAACAGCTTTAAGCCGTCTGGTTGAAGTATTTAGTGGAAAAAGAATTTCAGACAACAGACCTATCGTAGGTCAAGACGTATTTACCCAGACAGCAGGTGTTCATGCAGATGGGGACAAAAAGGGAAACCTCTACGCAAATCCAATCCTTCCCGAACGATTCGGACGTAAGCGTAGTTATGCGCTCGGAAAACTTGCCGGTAAGGCTAGCATTTCCGAAAATTTAAAACAACTCGGCTTAGTGATTAGTCCAGATCTAGAGAAAAAAATTCTAGATAAAGTAATCGAAATGGGTGACCAGGGCAGAATCGTGTCTACTGAGGATTTGCCGTTCTTGATTGCCAATCTATCCGGCGAAGATATAAACCACAATTTTCAAATTCTAAATTGCGAAGTCATATCCGGCAAAGGAATTTCTCCATCTGCCAAACTAAAAGTAATATACAAATCGAAGGAATACTCAGCCGAAGGAAAGGGAGACGGAGGATACGATGCCTTCATGGACGCTCTCAGGAAAATTGCTTCAGCGAATAATATCGCTTTACCGGAACTACTAGATTACCAGGTGAGAATTCCACCCGGCGGAAAAACTTCCGCCCTCGTTGAAACAATCATTACATGGTCAGGAAGCGTTCAAAACAATCAGAGCGATAGCTTTCGCACCATCGGACTTGATTCAGACCAAATTTCTGCGGCTATACTGGCTACTGAAAAAATGCTAAACTTGATACTAAAATGA